The following are from one region of the Methanococcoides methylutens genome:
- the glmM gene encoding phosphoglucosamine mutase, translating to MKLFGSSGIRGITNKDVTVDLALKVGLALGKTKGTAVIGRDPRVAGEMIEHAVISGLLSSGCDVVRIGMVSTPTLAYASRDYDCGVMITASHNPAEYVGIKLWNPDGMAFDSSQQEEIEDIIENEKFDPVRWDRIGNLTEDSNAIRKHIEMIVKNVERSSKRVIIDCGCGAGSTITPYVLREIGCEVITLNSQPDGHFPARNPEPNDANLTLLKKAMKEFGADIGIAQDGDADRMMTVDENGDFITGDEMLAMFARHECKSDAKLVVPVDTSMMIDDALPDSTVIRTRVGDVYVAEEIKRSEADFGGEPSGSWIFPAISYCPDGIYAAAKVMELIKEKKLSELKGELPHYPTRRGTVKCDNERKDAVMQLVHSELRSSGEITDIDGIRVDMEEGWVLVRPSGTEPKMRITAEAREGVDKLYDMVENIVKRGLA from the coding sequence ATGAAATTATTCGGATCATCCGGCATCAGAGGGATTACCAACAAGGACGTAACGGTAGATCTTGCGCTGAAGGTCGGACTTGCACTTGGAAAGACGAAAGGAACTGCAGTTATTGGACGTGATCCACGGGTTGCAGGAGAAATGATCGAACATGCCGTCATATCCGGCCTCCTTTCATCCGGTTGTGACGTCGTACGCATCGGAATGGTCAGCACCCCCACACTTGCCTATGCATCCAGAGATTATGACTGTGGAGTAATGATTACCGCATCCCATAATCCTGCAGAATATGTGGGAATCAAATTGTGGAATCCTGACGGAATGGCATTTGATTCGTCCCAGCAGGAAGAAATCGAAGACATCATCGAGAACGAAAAGTTCGACCCTGTCAGATGGGACAGGATCGGCAATCTGACCGAAGACAGCAATGCCATCAGGAAACACATTGAGATGATCGTGAAGAATGTGGAAAGGTCATCAAAGCGTGTGATCATAGACTGTGGATGTGGAGCAGGTAGCACGATAACCCCTTACGTCCTGCGAGAGATCGGGTGTGAGGTCATAACGTTGAACTCACAACCGGATGGACATTTCCCTGCACGAAATCCTGAACCAAACGATGCAAATCTGACGTTACTAAAAAAAGCAATGAAAGAGTTCGGAGCAGACATTGGCATTGCCCAGGATGGGGATGCTGACAGGATGATGACCGTGGATGAAAACGGAGACTTCATCACCGGAGATGAAATGCTTGCAATGTTTGCCAGACATGAATGCAAAAGTGATGCCAAACTTGTAGTTCCGGTGGATACATCAATGATGATAGATGATGCACTCCCGGATTCAACAGTTATCCGCACAAGGGTAGGAGATGTCTATGTTGCTGAGGAGATCAAAAGGTCTGAAGCGGACTTCGGAGGAGAACCATCGGGAAGCTGGATATTCCCTGCAATATCATATTGCCCTGACGGCATCTATGCAGCTGCAAAGGTGATGGAACTCATTAAGGAAAAAAAACTTTCAGAGCTGAAGGGTGAACTTCCACATTATCCAACGCGCCGTGGAACTGTCAAATGCGACAATGAAAGAAAGGACGCTGTAATGCAGTTAGTACATTCTGAACTTAGATCTTCCGGAGAGATCACAGATATCGATGGAATACGCGTAGACATGGAAGAAGGATGGGTGCTTGTAAGACCATCCGGAACAGAACCCAAGATGCGCATAACTGCTGAGGCAAGGGAAGGCGTAGACAAACTATACGACATGGTGGAAAATATTGTTAAAAGAGGTTT
- the glmS gene encoding glutamine--fructose-6-phosphate transaminase (isomerizing) yields MCGIIGYVGNREAAPILINCLKKLEYRGYDSAGITILNGSIDTYKTVGKIRELEKIIPEELKGNIGIGHTRWATHGIPSTTNSHPHNSGDISIVHNGIIENYLSIKEKLQQEGYDFLSETDTEVIAHLLHSKLYGNVNNTEKTCDFFTALCSTLQEVEGSYAITAICSSEPDLMLAARKDSPLIIGIGDREYYAASDVTAFLNHTKEVVFVDDLDLVTIRPEGVEFFDIDGNVLEKEKTTIEWDIEAAEKAGYEHFMLKEIHEQARSVNDTFSGKLSELDGSVNLEELNISDEEIRKIDRIEIIACGTSLNAGLVGKYLFENLAGIHTDVDIGSEFRYSSPIMNENVLSIAITQSGETADTLAAIRSCRSYGCNSIAITNVVGSSITRDANNVLYTHAGPEIGVAATKTFTAQLIMLYILAIRFARAKGTLNVNEAKDLLVNLKRIPGQIQKILNRKDTIRECAEMFAKESDYFFIGRHLNYPIALEGALKLKEISYIHAEGFAGGELKHGPLALIEDGTPVVAIATKGHVYEKILSNIKEIKAREAKVIAVANVDDTEIEKYVDWVLRIPATDELLSPVLSSVLLQLLAYYTALARGCSIDKPKNLAKSVTVE; encoded by the coding sequence ATGTGTGGAATCATAGGATATGTAGGCAACCGTGAGGCGGCGCCCATACTGATAAATTGCTTAAAAAAACTCGAATACAGAGGATATGACTCCGCCGGCATCACAATACTCAATGGAAGTATAGACACATACAAGACCGTCGGGAAAATAAGGGAACTGGAGAAGATCATCCCCGAAGAGCTCAAAGGGAATATCGGGATCGGACACACCAGATGGGCCACGCATGGCATCCCAAGCACTACGAATTCCCACCCACATAATTCTGGAGACATATCCATAGTGCACAATGGGATCATCGAGAACTACCTTTCCATCAAAGAGAAACTGCAGCAGGAAGGTTACGATTTTTTGTCAGAAACAGACACAGAGGTTATTGCCCACCTTCTGCACTCAAAATTATATGGAAATGTTAACAACACAGAAAAGACTTGTGACTTCTTCACAGCACTCTGTAGTACACTCCAAGAAGTTGAAGGATCATATGCAATCACTGCCATATGTAGCAGTGAACCTGACCTGATGCTCGCAGCCAGAAAGGATAGTCCCTTGATAATCGGGATAGGAGATAGAGAATACTATGCAGCGTCTGACGTAACTGCTTTCCTCAATCACACAAAGGAAGTAGTTTTTGTAGATGACCTTGATCTTGTTACCATCAGACCGGAAGGAGTGGAATTTTTTGATATCGATGGCAATGTCCTTGAAAAAGAAAAGACCACTATTGAATGGGACATTGAAGCTGCAGAAAAAGCAGGATATGAACATTTCATGCTTAAAGAGATACATGAGCAAGCCAGATCTGTGAATGATACATTCTCAGGCAAGTTATCCGAACTGGATGGTTCCGTGAATCTTGAAGAGCTAAACATATCCGATGAAGAGATCAGGAAAATTGACAGGATCGAGATCATTGCCTGCGGTACATCTTTGAATGCAGGGCTTGTAGGTAAATATCTTTTTGAGAATCTCGCAGGCATACACACCGACGTAGATATCGGATCAGAGTTCAGGTACAGTAGTCCCATAATGAATGAGAACGTCCTTTCAATTGCGATCACCCAATCAGGTGAAACAGCAGACACCCTGGCTGCAATCAGAAGCTGCAGATCTTATGGATGCAATTCGATCGCCATTACCAATGTCGTTGGCAGCAGCATCACAAGAGATGCAAACAATGTTCTTTATACACATGCGGGACCCGAGATAGGCGTAGCTGCAACAAAGACATTTACGGCACAGCTCATCATGCTCTACATACTTGCGATCCGATTTGCAAGAGCCAAGGGGACACTAAATGTAAATGAAGCAAAGGACCTGCTTGTGAACCTAAAGCGCATCCCGGGACAGATACAGAAAATATTGAACCGCAAGGATACGATTCGCGAATGTGCGGAAATGTTCGCAAAAGAAAGTGATTATTTCTTTATTGGAAGACACCTTAATTATCCTATTGCACTTGAAGGTGCTTTGAAGCTTAAAGAAATATCATATATACACGCAGAAGGTTTTGCAGGTGGCGAACTTAAACATGGACCTCTTGCACTTATCGAGGATGGAACACCTGTCGTTGCAATTGCCACAAAAGGACATGTCTACGAGAAGATCCTGAGCAACATCAAAGAGATCAAAGCAAGAGAAGCAAAGGTCATAGCTGTGGCCAATGTGGATGATACTGAGATAGAGAAATATGTGGACTGGGTATTACGCATACCTGCAACAGATGAGTTGCTCTCACCAGTACTATCATCGGTCCTTTTACAGCTGCTTGCTTATTATACAGCCCTAGCAAGAGGGTGTTCCATAGACAAACCGAAGAACCTTGCAAAGAGCGTTACTGTGGAATAA
- the glmU gene encoding bifunctional sugar-1-phosphate nucleotidylyltransferase/acetyltransferase: MKAVILAAGEGIRCRPLTSTRSKVMLPVANKPILEHVIESLAKNGIKDLILVVGYERERIMNYFEDGLDLGVNIKYVHQKAQLGTAHAIKQAADLMEEDDQEFMVLNGDNVIEPQTIRDLIDKHTGDATILTVKKEHICGYGVVLANGKKVTKIIEKPTTELSHIISTGIYIFNHSIFERIEHTQISPLGEYAITDTIQQMIEDGMDVDHVLTNSLWRDAVFAWNLLKDNSMVLDRTEDYNIKGTVEDGGIIHGKVSIGNNTVIRSGCYIVGPTIIGDNCEIAPNVVILPSTTIGDNVSIGSFTQVQNSIIMDNTRIHSHGSISNSIIGLNNIIGPYFVAEDKENVKIQMEDELRTAEKLGAITGDDITIGHRVLVKAGSMIAHNCRIESGKTINQILPENSIVV, encoded by the coding sequence ATGAAAGCTGTTATTCTGGCTGCAGGAGAAGGTATCAGATGCAGACCCCTGACATCCACCCGATCAAAGGTCATGCTTCCTGTTGCAAATAAACCAATACTTGAACATGTTATCGAGTCACTTGCAAAGAACGGCATAAAAGACCTGATACTTGTTGTAGGTTACGAACGAGAACGTATAATGAACTATTTCGAAGATGGCCTCGATCTTGGAGTCAATATCAAATACGTCCACCAAAAAGCACAGCTTGGCACAGCTCATGCCATCAAACAGGCAGCAGACCTGATGGAAGAAGATGATCAGGAATTCATGGTACTCAATGGAGACAACGTCATTGAACCACAAACGATAAGGGATCTTATAGACAAACATACCGGCGACGCAACGATACTGACCGTAAAAAAAGAACATATCTGTGGATATGGAGTCGTCCTTGCAAACGGAAAAAAAGTAACAAAGATCATAGAGAAACCAACCACAGAACTCAGCCACATCATCAGCACAGGCATATACATATTTAACCATTCCATATTCGAAAGAATAGAACACACACAAATATCCCCCTTGGGAGAATATGCGATCACCGACACCATCCAACAAATGATAGAAGATGGAATGGACGTAGATCATGTCCTTACAAATTCATTGTGGAGAGATGCAGTCTTTGCATGGAACCTGCTAAAGGATAACTCAATGGTCCTTGACCGAACAGAAGACTACAACATAAAAGGAACAGTTGAAGATGGAGGAATAATCCATGGCAAGGTTAGTATCGGAAATAACACGGTGATCAGATCAGGGTGTTACATCGTAGGACCTACAATCATAGGGGACAATTGTGAAATTGCACCCAACGTCGTTATACTCCCATCCACTACCATTGGTGACAACGTTTCAATCGGTTCCTTCACACAAGTTCAGAACAGTATAATTATGGACAATACCCGGATCCATTCACATGGATCGATCTCAAATTCCATAATCGGACTGAACAATATAATTGGACCTTATTTTGTTGCTGAAGACAAAGAAAATGTAAAGATCCAGATGGAAGACGAACTTCGTACTGCTGAAAAACTGGGAGCTATTACCGGAGACGACATTACGATCGGTCATAGGGTCCTCGTAAAAGCAGGATCCATGATAGCCCACAACTGTCGGATCGAATCCGGAAAGACCATCAACCAGATATTACCTGAAAATTCCATTGTTGTTTAA
- a CDS encoding 30S ribosomal protein S15, translating to MAKMHTRTKGKSGSTRPIRTEAPAWSTATTEEITTVILDMWKLGNSTSVIGMHLRDNYGVPDVKLATGKKITDILKENDEAPNVPEDLYNLIVKAIGMRKHLVVNNKDVHNKRSLQSTESKIRRLVKYYQSTKVLPSDWKYKPETAEMLITR from the coding sequence ATGGCAAAAATGCATACTCGTACAAAAGGTAAATCCGGATCAACAAGACCAATCAGGACAGAAGCTCCAGCATGGTCCACAGCAACCACAGAAGAGATTACAACTGTGATCCTCGACATGTGGAAACTTGGTAACTCCACAAGCGTCATTGGAATGCACCTCAGGGACAACTATGGAGTTCCTGATGTCAAACTCGCAACAGGAAAGAAGATCACTGACATCCTTAAAGAGAACGATGAAGCTCCAAACGTACCGGAAGATCTTTACAACCTTATTGTAAAAGCTATCGGAATGCGCAAGCACCTTGTTGTTAACAATAAGGACGTACACAACAAGAGATCACTGCAGTCAACCGAGTCCAAGATCAGAAGGCTCGTTAAATACTACCAGTCCACAAAGGTACTCCCTTCAGACTGGAAGTACAAACCAGAAACTGCAGAAATGCTGATCACAAGATAA
- a CDS encoding DUF7284 family protein, whose product MPKTKLIEDQRAFSSTADALFFLVLISIATVIIMPSIMAERQYDAAAYTATQDFDTHLLSSVLNSNIDEFEYEITPLAITGITLPENTIINDPINTIFGRQQHHRTFADMIAEDMILTLSIEANGTTRYINPIAQEHKEQTSTAIASYLDKRIGGRYNYHLEANWEPVEDYPLKSSISVGMTPPYDAVRQSSRITLPLNTRTSRDKLFVNINDSMLEELHNSSNTTKFCAYHQAFNKTIEEAAASTAVLVTDIVFPSDYLRSLISQDQTKSTENIFISNPQDENKGTEMLMAAYILNYSTNTTYGTSYMPAELNNSIVSTIERKIIDHNQHNIATHLHNNMDPEINETVSQMVNSTNITTTKELRTVQVDQIYRKINKAYLDITLSIW is encoded by the coding sequence ATGCCAAAAACGAAACTCATAGAGGACCAGCGCGCATTTTCTTCAACAGCAGATGCACTATTTTTCCTTGTACTGATATCCATTGCAACAGTCATCATTATGCCATCCATAATGGCAGAAAGGCAATATGATGCAGCAGCATACACCGCAACACAGGACTTCGACACACACCTTTTAAGCTCAGTACTCAACTCAAATATAGATGAATTTGAATATGAGATCACACCTCTTGCAATCACAGGCATAACACTTCCTGAAAATACCATCATTAACGACCCCATAAATACAATTTTCGGAAGGCAACAACATCATCGCACTTTCGCAGATATGATCGCAGAGGACATGATATTAACGCTTTCAATCGAGGCCAATGGAACTACCCGCTACATAAATCCAATTGCACAGGAGCATAAAGAGCAAACATCTACAGCAATTGCTTCATATCTTGATAAAAGGATAGGAGGCAGATATAATTACCACCTTGAAGCAAATTGGGAACCGGTAGAAGATTATCCACTAAAAAGCTCCATATCAGTTGGAATGACACCCCCATACGATGCAGTCCGCCAGAGTTCACGAATAACACTACCATTAAACACCAGAACATCCAGAGATAAACTTTTTGTAAATATAAATGACAGCATGCTCGAAGAACTTCATAATTCATCCAATACGACAAAGTTCTGCGCATACCACCAGGCATTCAACAAAACCATCGAAGAGGCAGCAGCATCAACTGCAGTACTAGTGACAGACATTGTATTCCCTTCAGACTACCTTAGAAGCCTGATAAGTCAAGACCAAACAAAAAGCACAGAAAATATATTCATCAGCAACCCACAAGATGAAAACAAGGGTACTGAAATGTTGATGGCAGCATACATACTGAATTACAGCACGAACACAACATATGGAACCAGTTACATGCCTGCAGAACTGAACAACAGCATAGTATCCACTATTGAAAGAAAGATAATCGACCATAACCAACACAACATTGCAACACACCTACACAACAATATGGACCCGGAAATAAACGAAACGGTCTCTCAAATGGTAAACTCCACGAACATCACCACGACAAAAGAACTAAGAACTGTTCAGGTGGACCAAATATACAGAAAAATTAACAAGGCATATTTGGACATCACGCTTTCCATCTGGTAA